GGCGCGAGGGGGGAGCGCGACACCGCCGAGGAGACCAGGATTCAGGCGCTTCTAGAAAAAGAGCTCCCCTGGGAAAAAGACTTCAGCTACTGGTACCCCCTCTGGGGGTGCCCGGTCTGAAAAGAGGCAGGCGCATAACTGAGCGCACATTTTTTTGCGCGAGAAAAGCAAGGCGGTCCGCTTAAATAGGGAACCGTGAGGTTATACTCTACTTAAGAGGCTCAAGGAGGTTGGAAAACATGGGTTTACTGGCGCGCATTTCCACGGTTTTCAAAGCAAAAATGAACAGGATCCTGGACCAGATGGAAAACCCCCACGAGACCCTGGACTACTCCTACGAAAAACAGCTGGAACTCCTTCAGAACGTGCGGCGCAACATCGCCAACGTTGTTGCTTCAAAAAAGCGGCTTGAGCTCCAGACCGTGAGGCTCCGGGACAGCCTCGCCAAACTCGACAGCCAGGCGAAGGAGGCGCTGCGGCAGGGAAGGGAGGATCTGGCGCGCTTCGCCCTGGAAAGAAAGGTGCAGATCGAGCAGCAGATCCAGGACCTGGAGCAGCAGGTCCAGGGGCTGCAGCAGGAGCAGGAGAAGCTGACCCAGGTCGAGAACCGGCTCCGGGCAAAGGTGGAAGCCTTCAGGACGAAAAAAGAGGTGATTAAGGCGCAGTACTCTGCAGCCGAGGCCCAGGTAAAGATCGGGGAGGCGATGACCGGCCTTTCCGAGGAAATGGCCGATGTCGGGCTGGCGCTCGAGCGGGCGGAGCAGAAAACCGAAAAAATGCGCGCCCGCGCCGCGGCGATTGACGAGCTGATCGCCACCGGTGTGCTGGAGGAGCCGCTGGGAGAAAAGGACGGGATCGAGGCAGAACTCCGGAAAATGGAGGCAAGCGGCCGGGTGGAAGACGAACTCGCCCGCCTGAAGAGAGAGGTGGGCAAAGCATGATCATCAGGGTGCTCACCGAAGGCCAGTACCGGCTGGAGGGGGAGGCGCTGGCAGAGCTTGACCGGCTGGACGACTTTCTCCTGGATGCCCTGAGCGCCGGGAATGAGGCAGAATTCGCGGCGCGCCTCCGGGAGGTGGCCGCCCTCGTCCAGAACAAGGGAAAGAGGGTGCCCGACGACGAGCTGGTGGAATCCGACCTGATCATCCCTGCCCCCGACACCAGCCTGGAGGAGGCAAGAGGCTTTTTCGCCACCTACCCCCGTCACCTCCTGTAAAGACCGGCGGCACTGCCTGCCCGCACCCCGAATGACAAAACTGCAAAGCACCCGACGCGGCAGAAAAGCAACCCGAAACGGAGAAGAGAAAATGATCCGGATGATTACAAGGAGGGGAGCCCTCAAGGGCGAGGGGCGCGCCCTGAACGAGAAAATCGCCGCCGCCCTGGCTCAAAAAGAGTTTCTCTGGGTGGACCTGGAGGCTCCCACCCCCGAGGAAGCCGGGATCTTGAGCGAG
The window above is part of the Bacillota bacterium genome. Proteins encoded here:
- a CDS encoding PspA/IM30 family protein, with the translated sequence MGLLARISTVFKAKMNRILDQMENPHETLDYSYEKQLELLQNVRRNIANVVASKKRLELQTVRLRDSLAKLDSQAKEALRQGREDLARFALERKVQIEQQIQDLEQQVQGLQQEQEKLTQVENRLRAKVEAFRTKKEVIKAQYSAAEAQVKIGEAMTGLSEEMADVGLALERAEQKTEKMRARAAAIDELIATGVLEEPLGEKDGIEAELRKMEASGRVEDELARLKREVGKA